A window of Gossypium hirsutum isolate 1008001.06 chromosome D13, Gossypium_hirsutum_v2.1, whole genome shotgun sequence genomic DNA:
TCCCACCAATTGAAACAATATTGGATAACATTCTTTTTTCAgatatatttgtataaaatttcatgTTCAGAACACAGCGAGAAGCGGCCCCCACACACCTTTAAACGCTGCGTTTCGATCCCCATCCTTTGGCCTGGGAGTTTGTCGGCCCAGATAGTTAAGGAAAAACCGCATTTCCAGTTTATTTATTTGCTCCCCCTTCAAAAGTTGCTTCGTTTTCCAGTCTCTCCTTTTAAGCGTAATATCAAATCTAAGCGGAAGATCTATGATTCCAACAGGATGGTTGCCATGGAAATAAATGCTGCAAAGGGAACTAGAACATACCAAGTTTGGCCAGGGAACAATGTAACCTTATCCTCTTgtgaatatatatacacttcgTTTTCTTACTTGTTCGCTAATTATAATATTATGTGCAGGTATTTTTTTGTCATGGCCGACTTGTATCCGGTCCAGATCCAAGAGGGTTGTTCCTGACATCTGTTTCTATCCTGATTTCAACTTGGATTTTCACCATTTACATTGCAAATGATTTGCAAAATACTAACCCCACTCTTGTTATCACTATATGTTCGATTCTAACTATAGTGGTCTGTTCCGCATACTCCatgtatattttataacttattacAGCAGTTAGAAAATGATGATCCTTTCATTGCAGGTTATTGTCAACTTGATTCTGGTTACAGCCATTGACCCTGGAATCATTCCCAGAAGCACTCAACAATCATCTGTTGAAGATACTGATAGCAGTAATGGGAGTAGGAGGAAGGAGGTAACTATCAATGGGGTTCAACTGAAACTAAAATATTGTCGGATTTGCAGGATTTTTAGACCTCCAAGGAGTTGCCATTGCGCCATCTGTGACAACTGTGTTGAAAAATTTGATCACCACTGTCCATGGATTGGTCAGTGTATTGCACTGGTATGGTCGGCATGCTttcacatacatttcatttcGAAATATTTGACTGAAACTTCGTTATTTTATGCAGAGAAACTATCGGTTCTATTTGGCATTCTTGATAACAGCACTAGTGTTCTTTATCTACATATTTGCTTTCTCTTGTTGGAGGATTCACCAAAGAATGTTGGAAAGTGGTACCGGGTTGTTTGGAATGCTGAGGAACTGCCCTGAAACCTTGGCATTGACATTGTTTAGCTTTGCTGCCATTTGGTTCCTAGGTGGCCTTGCTATCTTCCACTCCTCTTTAACTGCAATAAATCAGGTGAAGAGTTGGTTTAATGACTGTTTTTACTACAATTGACTGCCATAACTTAGCTACAACAATTTAAATACTGGACCAAGACTACATCGAAATATATGCAAATCGCCACTTTAATTCAGATTACTTGCTTGCAGCTGTGGTGATTTGTGAAGTTTAATGGATCATATCTTTCCTTCAATCTTATGCAGACAGCATACGAGAATTTTCGGAACCGCTATGAGGGCTCTCCGAATCCATATGACAAAGGAATAATAAGTAATATAACGGAAGTGTTGTTTTCACCTTTACCTCCTTCCAGAGTTGATTTTAGGGCTGAAGCAATGCCAAGGTGGAACGTGGAAGATGAGAAGCCTCCTCTTGGCTGATCATTTAAAAGTTCAGAACATAGTGGCAAAGCCTGAGTTGAATGGCTTCTTTCATGAGAGCAACAGTATTTGCTTGGAAAAATCTTTGTAATAACAAATAGTTAAAACGTTTAAAAAGCAAATGCAGATCAAGAATTTTTACAAGAGAGATATCAAATAGCAAGTACCTATAAATACAAACTATGTTACTCGAATTCTATGGTTGTCAATGAATGGAGGTAGTGCAGTAGGACTACTATGACGATGCCAATCAATAATATCATGCTGGTGGCCCTTGTAGCAATAGATTTCTTCATAAATTAGAATCAATTAATGCATCAGATACTATTTATGTTAAAGATAGATAACATTGGTCAAATTCTTGCTCATCGTATAaggtttatatgtttaatttttgtgCTTCAAGAGTTAAtctaacaaaaaataatatagtaCGCAATGCAACTCTAATGCTATAGCTGTTTCTTATCGACAACAGTAAGAATAATGTGGAAAGCCAACTAAAGAGGGTTAGCTTTGGCATGCACTGTAAAGTCTAAATCCATAGTGAAAGTTGAGATCATCTTAGGACAATATGTTATATTGCTCTTCTTCCATGTCCAAAACGACAAAATCCTGCTCCGCAGGAAAAATAAATCAACCTTCACCTAGAACATCTTCAACCATTCCTTGCAGAAATCCATAAGTTCGATCAGCTAACTACGGTTTTATGTCTTTAATTCCTAGCTTATTATAGATAGACAATGGCATTAACTTGATGCTCATCCCTAAATCACAAAGAACCTTGCCGGAAAATTGAGCACCAATTGTACATAGAAAGGTGAAGCTCCCTGGATCACAAAGCTTTGGTGGCAACTTCTTTTGCAAGATAGCACTAGATTCTTCAATCAAAGCCACAgcttcaaattttcaaaacacCTTTTCCTTGATAGAGTATCTTTTATGATCTTAACATAGCTTGGCATCTGCTCTAGAGCTTCggcaaaatttatatttatggaCAACTTCTTGAAAACATTCAAGAATTTTTGAAAGTGCTTCTCTTACTTCTGCTTTTGTAGCCTTTGTAGAAATGCTGGAGGAAGGTATACCTCACTTTAACTGTCTTGTTTGATGTATTTGTACTTTTATCTTATGTTGTAGTGTTTTTAATTTCAACTTCCTTTGCCTTTTTTGCTAccactttcaatttctttatctCTCCTCAAGGTGATTTCCTTACATtactctttgttttctctttaaaGATTCAGTTCAATGTTTTCTTGAGGGCACATTCATTTCTGATGaactttggcctgcaatgcaacagcAGACTAACATTAAAGCTGAACCAGTGCAGCAGCAACATTTTGTTCCTATGTAACCAGCTTTAAATCTTTTGTAATTTGGCTTTAAAGTTAGTAAGATTAGTTGCTGATTTATTTGATTTCCAATGTGATGTAATAGATAATATGTCAGCTGCATTTTGTGTGTAATTTTAGCTTTACTTTAGTCAAGTAATTAGTGGGAGTAGTTACACATTAGGTAACAGCTTTGTAACCTATATGTTTttgacttaatgaaaatttgaaatgatGATCAGATTTATTTTCAGTTTCTTCTTGTTTAAATTTGTGCATACATTTCTTTGctttttttatctttgttttacTGCCAAAACCCTAACAAATGGTATACAGAGCCTGTCATCTTTGAGTGCCTCTGTTGTTGGTAGCTTTCTTTGTGAAGAAAACTTGAAAAGAAAGAAACTAAAGCTGTTGTTTTTTGTTGCTGCAAAATGAGTTTTACACCACCACCATCACCTGTTTTTGCTGGTGagaactaccacatttgggtagtgaAGATGAAAACTTACCTCCAAGCACATGACTTGTGGAACGTGGTTGAGAATGACACAGAACCAGCTCCATTGAGGGCCAATCCCACCATTGAACAAATCAGACAACATAGTGAAGAGTGTGCCAAGAAGCATAAAGCAATGACATGCTTGCAAAATGGTGTGTCTGATGTGATCTTCACTCAAATAATGGCTT
This region includes:
- the LOC107919341 gene encoding probable protein S-acyltransferase 7: MSNLLRPWNNRWLLPQMLCITVDFQEHSEKRPPHTFKRCVSIPILWPGSLSAQIVKEKPHFQFIYLLPLQKLLRFPVSPFKRNIKSKRKIYDSNRMVAMEINAAKGTRTYQVFFCHGRLVSGPDPRGLFLTSVSILISTWIFTIYIANDLQNTNPTLVITICSILTIVVIVNLILVTAIDPGIIPRSTQQSSVEDTDSSNGSRRKEVTINGVQLKLKYCRICRIFRPPRSCHCAICDNCVEKFDHHCPWIGQCIALRNYRFYLAFLITALVFFIYIFAFSCWRIHQRMLESGTGLFGMLRNCPETLALTLFSFAAIWFLGGLAIFHSSLTAINQTAYENFRNRYEGSPNPYDKGIISNITEVLFSPLPPSRVDFRAEAMPRWNVEDEKPPLG